Proteins encoded within one genomic window of Guyparkeria hydrothermalis:
- the gatB gene encoding Asp-tRNA(Asn)/Glu-tRNA(Gln) amidotransferase subunit GatB has protein sequence MSQYAIPSGWEAVIGLEIHAQLATRSKIFSGASTAFGAEPNAQACAVDLGLPGVLPVLNEGAVRMASLFGLAIDADISRVSSFDRKNYFYPDLPKGYQTTQLARPIVVGGEVTISTGECKKAKEHTVRVTRAHLEEDAGKSLHEDFHGMSGIDLNRAGTPLIEIVSEPDMRSPEQAVAYARKVHAIVQYLGICDGNMQEGSFRVDANISVRPEGDEAFGTRTEIKNVNSFRFLQRAIEFEIERQVDLLETGGEVVQATRLYDPDRDETRLMRTKEEADDYRYFPCPDLLPVVLDEATIESWRAELPELPDAKAERYQSEYGLSAYDAGVLTSSRATAEYFEAVIARDGADAKLAANWVMGEVAALLNRLELEINECPVPADKLADLLERVSDGTLSNKLGREVFEALAEEGGSVDAIIEARGLKQISDTGAIEAMVDEVIAANPGQVEAYRGGKDKLFGFFVGQVMKAAKGKANPKAVNEVLKRRLDGE, from the coding sequence ATGAGTCAATACGCAATCCCTTCGGGCTGGGAGGCCGTCATCGGCCTGGAGATCCACGCCCAGCTGGCCACCCGTTCCAAGATCTTCTCCGGGGCGTCGACTGCCTTCGGTGCCGAGCCGAACGCGCAGGCCTGCGCGGTCGACTTAGGGCTTCCGGGCGTGCTGCCCGTGCTCAACGAGGGCGCGGTACGCATGGCCTCGCTCTTCGGCCTGGCGATCGACGCCGACATCTCGCGCGTCTCGAGTTTCGACCGGAAGAACTACTTCTACCCGGACCTGCCCAAGGGCTACCAGACCACGCAGCTGGCGCGCCCGATCGTCGTCGGTGGCGAGGTGACCATCAGCACCGGCGAGTGCAAGAAGGCGAAAGAGCACACCGTCCGTGTGACCCGCGCACACCTCGAGGAGGACGCCGGCAAATCGCTGCACGAGGACTTCCACGGCATGTCCGGCATCGACCTCAACCGGGCCGGCACGCCGCTGATCGAGATCGTCTCCGAGCCGGACATGCGAAGCCCCGAGCAGGCGGTCGCTTATGCCCGCAAGGTCCACGCGATCGTGCAGTACCTGGGCATCTGCGACGGCAACATGCAGGAAGGCTCGTTCCGGGTGGATGCCAACATCTCCGTACGCCCCGAAGGCGACGAGGCATTCGGCACCCGCACCGAGATCAAGAACGTCAACTCGTTCCGCTTCCTGCAGCGGGCGATCGAGTTCGAGATCGAGCGTCAGGTCGACCTGCTCGAGACCGGCGGCGAGGTGGTCCAGGCCACGCGCCTGTACGACCCGGATCGCGACGAGACCCGCCTGATGCGCACCAAGGAAGAGGCGGACGACTACCGCTACTTCCCCTGCCCGGACCTGTTGCCGGTGGTGCTTGACGAGGCGACCATCGAGTCGTGGCGCGCCGAGCTCCCCGAACTGCCGGACGCCAAGGCCGAGCGCTACCAATCCGAGTACGGCCTGAGCGCCTACGATGCCGGCGTGCTCACCTCCAGCCGCGCCACCGCCGAGTACTTCGAGGCGGTGATTGCCCGCGACGGGGCCGACGCCAAGCTTGCCGCCAACTGGGTGATGGGCGAGGTCGCCGCGCTGCTGAACCGGCTCGAGCTCGAGATCAATGAGTGCCCGGTGCCGGCGGACAAGCTGGCCGATCTGCTCGAACGCGTTTCCGACGGCACGCTGTCGAACAAGCTCGGCCGCGAGGTGTTCGAGGCCCTGGCCGAGGAGGGCGGCTCGGTTGACGCGATCATCGAGGCGCGCGGTCTCAAGCAGATCTCGGATACCGGCGCGATCGAGGCGATGGTCGACGAGGTGATCGCCGCCAATCCGGGGCAGGTCGAGGCCTACCGCGGCGGCAAGGACAAGCTGTTCGGCTTCTTCGTCGGTCAGGTGATGAAGGCGGCCAAGGGCAAGGCCAATCCCAAGGCCGTCAACGAGGTGCTCAAGCGTCGCCTCGACGGCGAGTAA
- the gatC gene encoding Asp-tRNA(Asn)/Glu-tRNA(Gln) amidotransferase subunit GatC, with the protein MSLSNDQLQAVAHLARIAIEPEWTEALRTDLNAILDQASLLDDPRLNDLEPMSHPLDQTQRLRADTVTENDQRETLMDGAPAQENGLFLVPKVIE; encoded by the coding sequence ATGTCGTTGAGCAATGATCAGTTGCAGGCCGTGGCGCATCTCGCCCGGATCGCCATCGAGCCGGAGTGGACCGAGGCGCTCCGCACCGATCTGAATGCCATCCTCGATCAGGCGAGTCTGCTCGACGATCCGCGGCTCAACGACTTGGAGCCGATGTCCCATCCGCTTGACCAGACGCAGCGACTGCGGGCGGATACCGTCACCGAGAACGACCAGCGCGAGACGCTGATGGACGGTGCCCCGGCACAGGAAAACGGCCTGTTCCTGGTACCCAAGGTCATCGAATAG
- the gatA gene encoding Asp-tRNA(Asn)/Glu-tRNA(Gln) amidotransferase subunit GatA, with amino-acid sequence MINASIAQLKGWLAAGELSAADLAVAFERRIESIDPELNSLVSRVEPVQPAATYGALAGIPYAHKDIFCAKGTRTTCGSRMLADWVAPYDSTVHERLTRSGAVLLGKANMDEFAMGSSNENSYFGAVGNPWDTAAVPGGSSGGSAAAVAARLVPFATGTDTGGSIRQPAAFCGVTGIKPTYGRVSRYGMIAYASSFDQGGVIAKSAEDCALVLGEMAGFDPKDSTSSDEAVPDYVAGLDGSIEGLRVGIPKQWFSDALDPAVGDAVTAAIDELRAAGAQTVDVDLPDADIALAAYYLLAPAEASSNLSRFDGVRFGYRCEDPKDLQDLYERTRSEGFGDEVKRRILVGTYALSAGYYDAFYRRAQKARRLVTEHFQRAFEQCDVIAGPVTPTPAFDRGAHSDDPAKMYLEDIFTIPVNLAGLPGMSVPAGFVEGRPVGLQLIGRHFDEGRLLNVAHQYQQRVDWHERMPSIAGDSANDNREG; translated from the coding sequence CTGATCAATGCCTCGATTGCCCAGCTCAAGGGATGGCTGGCCGCCGGTGAGCTTTCCGCCGCCGACCTGGCCGTCGCCTTCGAGCGACGCATCGAGAGCATCGATCCCGAACTGAACAGCCTGGTCAGCCGCGTCGAGCCGGTCCAGCCGGCCGCAACCTACGGTGCCCTGGCTGGCATTCCCTACGCGCACAAGGACATCTTCTGCGCCAAGGGCACACGCACCACCTGCGGCTCACGCATGCTCGCCGACTGGGTCGCGCCCTACGATTCCACGGTCCACGAGCGTCTGACACGCAGTGGGGCAGTGTTGCTGGGCAAGGCCAACATGGACGAGTTCGCCATGGGGTCGTCCAACGAGAACAGCTACTTTGGCGCGGTGGGCAACCCGTGGGATACCGCTGCCGTCCCCGGCGGTTCGTCGGGTGGCTCGGCTGCAGCGGTTGCCGCGCGGCTGGTGCCGTTTGCCACCGGCACCGATACCGGTGGCTCGATCCGTCAGCCGGCCGCTTTCTGCGGCGTGACCGGGATCAAGCCCACCTACGGGCGCGTGTCGCGCTACGGCATGATCGCCTACGCCTCGAGCTTCGATCAGGGCGGCGTGATCGCGAAGTCGGCGGAAGACTGCGCGCTGGTGCTCGGGGAGATGGCCGGCTTCGACCCGAAGGATTCCACCTCGTCAGACGAGGCGGTGCCGGACTACGTCGCCGGGCTCGACGGCTCGATCGAGGGCCTGCGCGTCGGTATCCCCAAGCAGTGGTTCTCCGATGCGCTCGATCCTGCGGTGGGTGACGCGGTGACCGCGGCGATCGACGAGTTGCGCGCTGCCGGCGCCCAGACGGTCGATGTCGATCTGCCGGATGCCGACATCGCCCTGGCCGCCTACTACCTGTTGGCGCCCGCCGAGGCCTCGTCGAACCTGTCGCGCTTCGACGGCGTGCGTTTCGGCTACCGCTGCGAGGATCCCAAGGATCTGCAGGATCTGTACGAGCGCACCCGCTCGGAAGGCTTCGGTGACGAGGTCAAGCGGCGCATCCTGGTGGGCACCTACGCGCTTTCCGCCGGCTACTACGACGCGTTCTATCGGCGCGCGCAGAAGGCCCGCCGTCTGGTGACCGAACACTTCCAGCGCGCCTTCGAGCAGTGCGACGTGATCGCCGGGCCGGTCACCCCGACCCCGGCGTTCGATCGCGGTGCGCACAGCGACGACCCGGCCAAGATGTACCTCGAGGACATCTTCACCATCCCGGTGAACCTCGCCGGACTGCCGGGCATGTCGGTACCGGCCGGCTTCGTCGAGGGTCGACCGGTCGGCCTGCAGCTGATCGGCCGCCACTTCGACGAGGGCCGCCTGCTCAACGTCGCGCACCAGTATCAGCAGCGCGTCGACTGGCACGAGCGCATGCCGTCGATCGCTGGTGACTCCGCCAACGACAACCGCGAAGGGTAA